A portion of the Lolium rigidum isolate FL_2022 chromosome 1, APGP_CSIRO_Lrig_0.1, whole genome shotgun sequence genome contains these proteins:
- the LOC124700999 gene encoding uncharacterized protein LOC124700999 has translation MSFTVLDSRWIVGVGGNYRCHFTIYDLSTSTESGGPWLYQNKVNPILIPHRNMLYILSSRPKIDHGADFLPWFEGIIFRDGRAPEMGCFPSRKLPPPPIFPYCIYPLEYLNPPDVRVAAYAVVDSHILLSVYYKRHHEEQEDDKGTCAFDMDKRVWDMVDDKSLPFLGQAIPLTGHNNLFVARSKDNAGAAALYTMALFPAKDTSTGKKELSIVKLKLLDHPPIVLGQHHLCAPGMDGFSSFHVPSRYRSPDDAILEKARVIHNTYSLVKGGDIDLQLVKRQAFKLRDPSSFFARPAPVVAAFTMDSE, from the coding sequence ATGTCCTTCACGGTGCTGGACTCCCGGTGGATCGTCGGCGTCGGCGGAAACTACCGTTGTCACTTCACTATCTACGACCTATCCACCTCCACCGAGTCGGGGGGCCCTTGGCTCTACCAGAACAAGGTGAACCCCATCCTCATTCCGCACCGCAACATGCTCTACATCCTCTCCAGCCGCCCCAAGATCGATCATGGTGCCGATTTCCTGCCCTGGTTCGAGGGGATCATCTTCAGGGACGGCCGCGCTCCTGAGATGGGCTGTTTTCCCTCCCGTAAGCTCCCGCCGCCCCCCATCTTCCCCTACTGCATCTACCCGCTCGAGTACCTCAACCCGCCGGACGTGCGCGTCGCCGCATACGCCGTCGTCGACTCCCACATCCTGCTCTCCGTCTACTATAAGCGGCACCACGAGGAGCAGGAGGACGACAAGGGGACCTGCGCCTTCGACATGGACAAACGAGTGTGGGATATGGTGGATGACAAGAGCTTGCCTTTCCTTGGCCAGGCCATACCCCTCACCGGCCATAACAACCTCTTCGTCGCCCGCTCCAAAGACAATGCCGGCGCTGCTGCACTATACACCATGGCTCTATTCCCGGCAAAGGATACATCCACTGGCAAGAAAGAGCTGTCCATTGTTAAGTTGAAGCTGCTGGACCACCCTCCCATTGTTCTAGGGCAGCATCATCTTTGCGCCCCAGGGATGGACGGTTTCTCTTCCTTTCATGTTCCATCTCGTTATCGCAGTCCAGACGATGCTATCTTGGAGAAAGCACGCGTTATCCACAACACATACTCTTTGGTCAAGGGGGGTGATATTGATCTTCAATTGGTCAAGAGGCAGGCTTTTAAACTGCGTGATCCATCTTCCTTTTTCGCTCGCCCTGCACCCGTGGTTGCTGCTTTTACAAT